One Amycolatopsis thermophila DNA segment encodes these proteins:
- a CDS encoding metallophosphoesterase family protein, whose protein sequence is MPLLYATSDLHVTHNGNAPLIDEIRPDSPEDWLLVAGDVAEKIDAVVGTLATLKDRFAEVVWVPGNHELWTIPRGGGELRGEARYQHLVQRCREIGVRTPEDDYLVWTHADRPLTIAPLFLLYDYSWRTPRAENASLAEALDQAREANVVCTDEFYLHPDPFPSRQDWCAHRLKVSEQRLDQIPSGHGTVLMSHWPLHRHPTGPLRWPEFALWCGTTRTEDWHLRYRAEVAVFGHLHIPRTTWADGVRFEEVSLGYPREWRRRERGPIPLRRIL, encoded by the coding sequence GTGCCCCTCCTCTACGCCACCAGCGACCTCCACGTCACCCACAACGGGAACGCGCCGCTGATCGACGAGATCCGCCCGGATTCGCCGGAGGACTGGCTGCTCGTGGCGGGCGACGTCGCCGAGAAGATCGACGCCGTCGTCGGCACCCTCGCCACGCTCAAGGACCGCTTCGCCGAGGTGGTGTGGGTGCCGGGCAACCACGAGCTGTGGACCATCCCGCGCGGCGGCGGCGAGCTGCGCGGCGAAGCCCGCTACCAGCACCTCGTCCAGCGATGCCGCGAGATCGGCGTCCGCACCCCCGAGGACGACTACCTGGTCTGGACCCACGCGGACCGCCCGCTCACCATCGCCCCGCTGTTCCTGCTCTACGACTACAGCTGGCGCACCCCGCGCGCGGAGAACGCGTCGCTGGCGGAGGCGCTCGACCAGGCCCGCGAGGCGAACGTGGTGTGCACCGACGAGTTCTACCTGCACCCCGACCCGTTCCCGAGCCGGCAGGACTGGTGCGCCCACCGCCTCAAGGTCAGCGAACAGCGCCTGGACCAGATCCCCTCCGGCCACGGCACGGTGCTGATGTCCCACTGGCCGTTGCACCGGCATCCCACCGGCCCGCTGCGCTGGCCGGAGTTCGCGCTGTGGTGCGGCACCACCCGCACCGAGGACTGGCACCTGCGCTACCGCGCCGAGGTCGCCGTGTTCGGCCACCTGCACATCCCGCGCACCACCTGGGCCGACGGCGTCCGCTTCGAAGAGGTGTCGCTGGGCTACCCGCGCGAGTGGCGCCGCCGCGAGCGCGGGCCGATCCCGCTACGCCGCATCCTCTGA
- a CDS encoding HAD family hydrolase, with translation MTDGLAAVLWDMDGTLVDSEKLWDVALYECAEWLGGTLTTEQRLTLVGSNMDATASYLLTVTGHQPTAAAVADTGAWIRDRTANLFADELPWRPGAREALAAVRRAGVPSALVTSTERSLTELALDTIGREFFAVTVCGDEVGGHNKPHPEPYLRAARLLGADPARCVAVEDSPPGTESAAAAGCTVLVVPNDVAVAPGPRRVFRTSLTGVDAGTLRALL, from the coding sequence TTGACGGACGGCTTGGCCGCCGTGCTCTGGGACATGGACGGCACGCTCGTCGATTCCGAGAAGCTGTGGGACGTGGCGTTGTACGAGTGCGCGGAATGGCTGGGCGGCACGCTGACCACCGAGCAGCGGCTCACGCTGGTGGGGTCCAACATGGACGCCACCGCGAGCTACCTGCTGACGGTCACCGGCCACCAGCCCACGGCCGCGGCCGTGGCGGACACCGGCGCCTGGATCCGCGACCGGACCGCGAACCTGTTCGCCGACGAGCTGCCGTGGCGGCCGGGTGCCCGTGAGGCCCTGGCCGCGGTGCGGCGGGCCGGGGTACCGTCCGCGCTGGTCACCTCCACCGAGCGGTCCCTGACCGAGCTGGCGCTGGACACGATCGGCCGCGAGTTCTTCGCCGTCACGGTGTGCGGCGACGAGGTCGGCGGCCACAACAAGCCGCATCCCGAGCCCTACCTGCGCGCGGCGCGGCTGCTCGGGGCCGACCCCGCCCGGTGCGTCGCGGTCGAGGACTCGCCACCGGGCACCGAGTCGGCCGCCGCCGCGGGCTGCACCGTGCTGGTGGTGCCCAACGACGTCGCCGTCGCCCCCGGGCCACGCCGCGTGTTCCGGACCTCGCTCACCGGCGTCGATGCCGGCACCCTCCGCGCCCTGCTGTGA
- a CDS encoding PAC2 family protein, with product MSDPADAIPQAEHPDPEGTTSRERVMVVAFEGWNDAGDAASTALEHLQLSWDAKPLAELEPDDYYDFQVSRPTVRMVEGVTRRVEWPTTRLSICHPPGYDQDIVLVTGPEPNMRWRAFCDELLGHIEELAVTTVVTLGALLADTAHTRPVPVTGTAYDPEAAARFGLERSRYQGPTGIVGILQDACVQAGIPAISLWAAVPHYVSHPPSPKATLALLHKLEDVLDVEVPLGALPEQAEEWQQTVSEMAEEDEEIAEYVRSLEERGDAEIAITLEESSGEKIAAEFERYLRRRRPGAEGPGPAGR from the coding sequence GTGAGTGATCCAGCCGACGCGATTCCACAAGCGGAGCACCCCGATCCGGAGGGCACGACGTCCCGGGAACGGGTCATGGTCGTCGCCTTCGAAGGCTGGAACGACGCGGGCGACGCGGCCAGCACCGCCCTGGAGCACCTCCAGCTCAGCTGGGACGCCAAGCCGCTGGCCGAGCTCGAGCCGGACGACTACTACGACTTCCAGGTCAGCCGCCCGACGGTGCGGATGGTCGAGGGCGTCACCCGGCGCGTGGAGTGGCCCACGACCCGTCTGTCCATCTGCCACCCGCCCGGCTACGACCAGGACATCGTGCTGGTCACCGGCCCGGAGCCGAACATGCGGTGGCGCGCCTTCTGCGACGAGCTGCTCGGCCACATCGAGGAGCTCGCCGTGACCACCGTCGTCACGCTGGGCGCCCTGCTCGCCGACACCGCCCACACCCGCCCGGTCCCGGTCACCGGCACCGCCTACGACCCGGAGGCCGCCGCGCGGTTCGGGCTCGAGCGCAGCCGCTACCAGGGCCCGACCGGCATCGTCGGCATCCTGCAGGACGCGTGCGTGCAGGCGGGCATCCCGGCGATCTCCCTCTGGGCGGCGGTGCCGCACTACGTGTCCCACCCGCCCTCCCCGAAGGCGACCCTGGCGCTGCTGCACAAGCTCGAGGACGTCCTGGACGTCGAGGTGCCGCTGGGCGCACTGCCGGAGCAGGCCGAGGAGTGGCAGCAGACGGTCAGCGAGATGGCCGAGGAGGACGAGGAGATCGCCGAGTACGTCCGCTCGCTCGAGGAGCGCGGCGACGCCGAGATCGCGATCACGCTGGAGGAGTCCAGCGGCGAGAAGATCGCCGCCGAGTTCGAGCGCTACCTGCGCCGCCGCCGTCCGGGCGCGGAAGGACCGGGACCGGCCGGCCGGTGA
- a CDS encoding phosphoribosyl-ATP diphosphatase produces MKTFDELFTELTDRAQNRPAGSGTVEALDAGVHAQGKKVLEEAGEVWIAAEHESDERLAEEISQLLYRVQVLMLGRGLTTEDVYRYL; encoded by the coding sequence GTGAAGACCTTCGACGAGCTGTTCACCGAGCTCACCGACCGGGCCCAGAACCGACCCGCGGGGTCGGGAACCGTCGAGGCACTGGACGCCGGCGTGCACGCGCAGGGCAAGAAGGTGCTCGAGGAGGCCGGTGAGGTGTGGATCGCCGCCGAGCACGAGTCCGACGAGCGGCTGGCCGAGGAGATCTCCCAGCTGCTGTACCGGGTTCAGGTGCTGATGCTCGGACGCGGGCTGACCACCGAGGACGTGTACCGCTACCTGTAG
- the metH gene encoding methionine synthase encodes MSDRSSSPLLDALAARVVVADGAMGTALQAHDLSLDDFAGLEGCNEILNVTRPDVVRGIHRGYLEAGADAVETNTFGANMANLGEYGIAGRIAELAEAGARLARETADEFATPQRPRFVLGSVGPGTKLPTLGHAPYAQLRDAYVEQVTGLLHGGVDAVLVETSQDLLQTKAAVLGARRAMRAAGREVPVIASITVETTGTMLLGTEVSAALAALEPLGVDVIGLNCATGPAEMSEHLRTLSKSARVPLSVMPNAGLPELGPDGAVYPLTPEGLAEALSGFVREFGVGLVGGCCGTTGEHIRQLAEAVREVERAQRRPRHEPGVSSLYQAVPFAQDASVLMVGERTNANGSKKFREAMLEGRYEDCVEIAREQTRDGAHLLDLCVDYVGRDGAVDMAELAGRLATASTLPIMLDSTEPAVLQAGLERLGGRCVVNSVNYEDGDGPDSRFQKIMRLVSEHGAAVVVMCIDEEGQARTAEWKVRVATRTIEDLVTNWGMRVSDIVVDCLTFPITTGQEETRRDALETIEAIRELKRRYPEVQTTLGISNVSFGLNAAARQVLNSVFLHECVEAGLSTAIVHASKILPMARIPDDHRAVALDLIYDRRREGYDPLQKLMALFEGVSAASSRASRAEELAALPLFERLERRIVDGERTGLEADLDAALREKPALDIVNDTLLSGMKTVGELFGSGQMQLPFVLQSAEVMKTAVAYLEPHIQEQSQGDVQTKGKIVLATVKGDVHDIGKNLVDIILSNNGYDVINLGIKQPVNAILDAAEEHGADAIGMSGLLVKSTVIMKENLEEMNSRGVAGRWPVLLGGAALTRTYVENDLAELYHGDVRYARDAFEGLRLMDTIMAAKQGRAPEISAEEEARRAERKARRERSLRIAEARKSAREPEAPIPARSDVATDVPVPVPPFWGTRVVKGIPVAEYAALLDERATFLGQWGLRGARGGQGPSYEQLVETEGRPRLRYWLDRLATDGVLQHAAVVYGYFPAVAEGDDLVVLTGAHADAGERARFTFPRQTRDRYLCLADFYRPRETGEVDVLPLTLVTMGQPIADYANELFANDAYRDYLEVHGLGVQLTEALAEYWHRRVRQELRFASGRAVADEDPRDVEDFFKLGYRGARFSLGYGACPNLEDRTKIVDVLHAERIGVKLSEEFQLHPEQSTDAIVCHHPEAKYFNT; translated from the coding sequence ATGTCGGATCGCTCTTCGTCACCGCTGCTGGACGCCCTCGCCGCCCGTGTGGTCGTGGCGGACGGGGCGATGGGCACCGCGTTGCAGGCGCACGACCTGTCGCTGGACGACTTCGCCGGCCTGGAGGGCTGCAACGAGATCCTGAACGTGACGCGGCCGGACGTGGTGCGCGGCATCCACCGCGGCTACCTGGAGGCCGGGGCGGACGCCGTCGAGACGAACACCTTCGGCGCGAACATGGCCAACCTGGGCGAGTACGGGATCGCCGGCCGCATCGCCGAGCTGGCGGAGGCCGGGGCGCGGCTGGCGCGCGAGACCGCCGACGAGTTCGCCACGCCGCAGCGGCCGCGGTTCGTGCTGGGCTCGGTCGGGCCCGGCACCAAGCTGCCCACCCTGGGCCACGCGCCGTACGCGCAGTTGCGGGACGCCTACGTCGAGCAGGTCACCGGCCTGCTGCACGGCGGGGTGGACGCGGTGCTCGTGGAGACCTCGCAGGACCTGCTGCAGACCAAGGCCGCGGTCCTGGGCGCCCGCCGGGCGATGCGCGCCGCCGGCCGGGAGGTGCCGGTGATCGCGTCGATCACGGTGGAGACCACCGGGACGATGCTGCTCGGCACCGAGGTGTCGGCGGCGCTGGCCGCGCTGGAGCCGCTGGGCGTCGACGTGATCGGGCTGAACTGCGCGACCGGCCCGGCGGAGATGAGCGAGCACCTGCGGACGCTGTCGAAGTCCGCGCGGGTGCCGCTGTCGGTGATGCCGAACGCGGGCCTGCCGGAGCTGGGCCCGGACGGCGCGGTGTACCCGCTGACCCCCGAGGGCCTCGCCGAGGCGCTGTCGGGGTTCGTCCGCGAGTTCGGGGTGGGCCTGGTCGGCGGGTGCTGCGGCACCACCGGCGAGCACATCCGGCAGCTGGCCGAGGCGGTGCGCGAGGTCGAGCGGGCGCAGCGACGGCCCCGGCACGAGCCGGGCGTTTCGTCGCTGTACCAGGCGGTGCCGTTCGCCCAGGACGCGTCGGTGCTGATGGTGGGGGAGCGCACCAACGCCAACGGGTCGAAGAAGTTCCGCGAGGCCATGCTCGAGGGCCGCTACGAGGACTGCGTGGAGATCGCGCGCGAGCAGACCCGCGACGGCGCGCACCTGCTGGACTTGTGCGTGGACTACGTGGGCCGGGACGGCGCGGTGGACATGGCCGAGCTGGCCGGGCGGCTGGCCACGGCGTCCACGCTGCCGATCATGCTCGACTCGACCGAGCCGGCGGTGCTGCAGGCCGGGCTGGAGCGGCTCGGCGGCCGGTGCGTGGTCAACAGCGTCAACTACGAGGACGGCGACGGCCCGGACTCCCGCTTCCAGAAGATCATGCGGCTGGTGTCCGAGCACGGCGCCGCGGTCGTGGTGATGTGCATCGACGAGGAGGGCCAGGCCCGCACCGCCGAGTGGAAGGTCCGGGTCGCCACCCGCACGATCGAGGACCTGGTCACCAACTGGGGCATGCGGGTGTCCGACATCGTGGTGGACTGCCTCACCTTCCCGATCACCACCGGGCAGGAGGAGACCCGCCGCGACGCGCTGGAGACGATCGAGGCGATCCGCGAGCTCAAACGCCGCTACCCGGAGGTCCAGACGACGCTGGGCATCTCCAACGTCTCCTTCGGGCTCAACGCCGCCGCGCGCCAGGTGCTCAACTCGGTGTTCCTGCACGAGTGCGTCGAGGCCGGGCTGTCCACTGCGATCGTGCACGCGTCGAAGATCCTGCCGATGGCGCGGATCCCGGACGACCACCGTGCGGTCGCGCTCGACCTGATCTACGACCGGCGGCGGGAGGGTTACGACCCGCTGCAGAAGCTGATGGCGCTGTTCGAGGGGGTCTCGGCGGCCTCCAGCCGCGCCTCCCGCGCCGAGGAGCTGGCCGCGCTGCCGCTGTTCGAACGCCTGGAGCGGCGGATCGTCGACGGCGAGCGCACCGGCCTGGAGGCCGACCTGGACGCGGCGCTGCGGGAGAAGCCGGCCCTGGACATCGTCAACGACACCCTGCTGTCGGGCATGAAGACCGTCGGCGAGCTGTTCGGTTCCGGCCAGATGCAGCTGCCGTTCGTGCTGCAGTCGGCCGAGGTCATGAAGACCGCGGTGGCCTACCTCGAACCGCACATCCAGGAGCAGAGTCAAGGCGACGTCCAGACCAAGGGGAAGATCGTGCTGGCCACGGTCAAGGGCGACGTGCACGACATCGGCAAGAACCTGGTCGACATCATCCTGTCGAACAACGGGTACGACGTGATCAACCTGGGTATCAAGCAGCCCGTGAACGCGATCCTGGACGCCGCCGAGGAGCACGGCGCCGACGCGATCGGCATGTCCGGTCTGCTGGTGAAATCGACGGTGATCATGAAGGAGAACCTGGAGGAGATGAACTCCCGCGGGGTCGCCGGCCGCTGGCCGGTGCTGCTCGGCGGCGCGGCGCTGACCCGCACCTACGTGGAGAACGACCTCGCCGAGCTCTACCACGGCGACGTCCGCTACGCGCGGGACGCGTTCGAGGGCCTGCGGCTGATGGACACGATCATGGCCGCGAAGCAGGGCCGGGCGCCGGAGATCAGCGCGGAGGAGGAGGCGCGCAGAGCCGAGCGCAAGGCCCGCCGCGAGCGGTCCCTGCGCATCGCCGAAGCCCGCAAGTCCGCCCGAGAGCCGGAGGCCCCCATTCCCGCCCGTTCCGATGTAGCGACCGATGTGCCCGTGCCCGTGCCGCCGTTCTGGGGCACCCGCGTGGTGAAGGGCATCCCGGTCGCCGAGTACGCCGCGCTCCTCGACGAGCGCGCGACGTTCCTGGGGCAGTGGGGCCTGCGCGGTGCGCGTGGCGGCCAGGGGCCCAGCTACGAGCAGCTGGTGGAGACCGAGGGCCGTCCGCGGCTGCGCTACTGGCTGGACCGGCTGGCCACCGACGGGGTGCTGCAGCACGCGGCGGTCGTCTACGGCTATTTCCCGGCCGTGGCCGAGGGCGACGACCTGGTGGTGCTCACCGGGGCGCACGCCGACGCGGGCGAGCGGGCCCGGTTCACCTTCCCGCGCCAGACCCGCGACCGCTACCTGTGCCTGGCCGACTTCTACCGGCCGCGCGAGACCGGTGAGGTCGACGTGCTGCCGCTGACCCTGGTCACCATGGGCCAGCCGATCGCCGACTACGCCAACGAACTGTTCGCCAACGACGCCTACCGCGACTACCTCGAGGTCCACGGCCTGGGGGTGCAGCTGACCGAGGCGCTGGCCGAGTACTGGCACCGCCGCGTCCGGCAGGAGCTGCGCTTCGCCAGCGGCCGCGCGGTCGCCGACGAGGACCCGCGCGACGTCGAGGACTTCTTCAAGCTCGGTTACCGGGGCGCCCGCTTCTCCCTCGGCTACGGCGCCTGCCCCAACCTCGAGGACCGCACGAAGATCGTGGACGTGCTGCACGCCGAGCGCATCGGCGTGAAGCTGTCCGAGGAGTTCCAGCTGCACCCGGAGCAGTCCACCGACGCGATCGTGTGCCACCACCCCGAAGCCAAGTACTTCAACACCTGA
- a CDS encoding AEC family transporter yields MSGGVLAAFVPIWALTGLGYLLGKFRVLGAGAEAALTKYVFIVAMPAVLFTTMQDTPLTALLNPGVIAFLAGTVVVGAIGFALGKWVFRRKLSEWAVSGMASCYANAGNLGIPVLLQLFGDSAFIIVVILMQTLVLMPSLLALLESDAREPGRSRWRTLLMLPLRTPVIAASMSGVLFRASGLHLPHLAAQPLHLIASAGVGTALLVLGMSLTSGGPPEGAGTRRAEMATVVGLKLVAQPAITLGIGLLLGLPHPVLMIVTVCAGLPTAQNIFIATSQYALDSRFVRDCVLVSTLVSMGSLSLVSWLVGELL; encoded by the coding sequence TTGAGCGGCGGTGTCCTGGCCGCGTTCGTGCCGATCTGGGCGCTGACGGGGCTGGGGTACCTGCTCGGCAAGTTCCGGGTGCTCGGCGCCGGTGCCGAGGCGGCTCTGACCAAGTACGTCTTCATCGTCGCGATGCCCGCGGTCCTGTTCACCACGATGCAGGACACGCCGTTGACCGCCCTGCTGAACCCGGGCGTGATCGCGTTCCTGGCGGGCACCGTGGTGGTGGGGGCGATCGGCTTCGCGCTGGGCAAGTGGGTGTTCCGGCGCAAGCTGTCCGAGTGGGCGGTCAGCGGCATGGCCTCCTGCTACGCCAACGCCGGGAACCTCGGCATCCCGGTGCTGCTGCAGCTGTTCGGGGACTCCGCGTTCATCATCGTGGTGATCCTGATGCAGACGCTGGTGCTGATGCCGTCCCTGCTGGCGCTGCTGGAGAGCGACGCGCGGGAGCCGGGCCGGTCGCGGTGGCGCACGCTGCTGATGCTGCCGCTGCGCACACCGGTGATCGCCGCGTCCATGTCGGGGGTCCTGTTCCGGGCGAGCGGGCTGCACCTGCCGCACCTGGCGGCGCAGCCGCTGCACCTGATCGCCTCGGCCGGGGTGGGCACCGCGCTGCTGGTGCTCGGGATGTCACTCACCAGCGGCGGCCCGCCGGAGGGTGCGGGAACGCGGCGCGCCGAGATGGCCACGGTGGTCGGGCTGAAGCTGGTCGCCCAGCCCGCGATCACCCTGGGCATCGGCCTGTTGCTCGGCCTGCCGCACCCGGTGCTGATGATCGTCACGGTGTGCGCCGGGCTGCCCACCGCGCAGAACATCTTCATCGCGACCAGCCAGTACGCCCTGGACAGCCGGTTCGTGCGGGACTGCGTGCTCGTGTCGACCCTGGTGTCGATGGGGTCGCTGTCCCTGGTGTCCTGGCTGGTCGGCGAGCTGCTCTAG
- a CDS encoding MFS transporter, whose product MSERPARAALYVGGLLGAGVVSSMLPELSASFGVSPGTAASSLTAYLLPFALVMLVSGTYGARWGPVRTIRVAYAGYVLAAALAALAPWFWLFQVTRGLQGVANAFTTPLLLTKLASITPSDRLGRALGAFGAMQALGQTSAPLVGGLAAEGDWRWAFAGIAAVALVLALSPLPPDAPSGAVAERLRDAWRPVVLWAGAVVFLAWACLAGLPFLVAFRVDDLFALPPGVRGLVLTAYGIAGFVAARLVGAASDRFGPRVAVAAGLLFGAAAMASIGLFPVLPAVTIAWAVGGVCGQLILVGVNATVLGGNGNGGGGAISVVTALRFLGMSASPAVFTGLYHRSPALGFLVAAAALALTIPLVALKPRSEDAA is encoded by the coding sequence GTGAGCGAGCGGCCTGCCCGGGCCGCGCTGTACGTCGGTGGCCTGCTCGGGGCCGGGGTGGTCTCCTCGATGCTGCCCGAACTATCGGCGAGCTTCGGTGTCTCGCCGGGCACCGCGGCGTCCTCGCTGACCGCGTACCTGCTGCCGTTCGCGCTGGTCATGCTCGTGTCCGGCACGTACGGGGCGCGCTGGGGCCCGGTGCGCACGATCCGGGTCGCCTACGCCGGCTACGTCCTGGCGGCGGCGCTGGCCGCGCTCGCACCGTGGTTCTGGCTGTTCCAGGTCACGCGGGGGCTGCAGGGCGTGGCCAACGCGTTCACCACGCCGCTGCTGCTGACCAAGCTGGCGTCGATCACCCCGTCCGACCGGCTGGGCCGCGCGCTGGGCGCGTTCGGCGCGATGCAGGCGCTCGGGCAGACCTCCGCGCCCCTGGTCGGCGGCCTGGCCGCGGAGGGCGACTGGCGCTGGGCGTTCGCCGGTATCGCGGCCGTCGCGCTGGTGCTCGCCCTGAGCCCGCTGCCGCCGGACGCCCCGTCCGGAGCCGTCGCCGAGCGGCTGCGGGACGCGTGGCGGCCGGTCGTGCTGTGGGCGGGCGCCGTGGTCTTCCTGGCCTGGGCGTGCCTGGCCGGGCTGCCGTTCCTGGTCGCCTTCCGGGTCGACGACCTGTTCGCCCTGCCCCCGGGCGTGCGCGGGCTGGTGCTCACCGCCTACGGCATCGCCGGGTTCGTCGCGGCGCGCCTGGTGGGTGCCGCGTCGGACCGGTTCGGGCCGCGCGTGGCGGTCGCCGCCGGGCTGCTGTTCGGCGCGGCGGCGATGGCCTCGATCGGGCTGTTCCCGGTCCTGCCGGCGGTGACCATCGCCTGGGCGGTGGGCGGGGTGTGCGGGCAGCTGATCCTGGTCGGGGTCAACGCGACGGTGCTCGGCGGGAACGGCAACGGGGGCGGTGGCGCGATCTCGGTGGTGACCGCGTTGCGGTTCCTCGGGATGTCCGCCTCGCCCGCCGTGTTCACCGGCCTCTACCACCGCAGCCCGGCGCTGGGGTTCCTCGTCGCGGCCGCGGCGCTGGCCCTGACGATCCCGCTGGTCGCGCTGAAACCCCGGTCAGAGGATGCGGCGTAG
- the hisG gene encoding ATP phosphoribosyltransferase, translated as MLRVAVPNKGALAGPASEMLGEAGYRQRHEQRDLTVLDPVNEVEFFFLRPKDIPIYVGSGELDLGITGRDLALDSGAPVEEVLALGFGGSTFRYAAPAGQDWKPADLQGKRLATSYPKLVRDDLARQGVEAEVIRLDGAVEISIQLGVADAIADVVGSGRTLRQHNLVAFGDPICASEAVLVQRAGSDSAKAKSQLTARLQGVVFAQQYMMLDYDCPRTLLDKAVAITPGLESPTVAPLADPDWVAVRAMVPRKKVNQIMDELAEVGAKAVLASDIRSCRL; from the coding sequence ATGCTGCGGGTTGCGGTGCCGAACAAGGGAGCGCTGGCCGGGCCGGCGTCGGAGATGCTCGGCGAGGCCGGTTACCGCCAGCGGCATGAGCAGCGCGACCTGACCGTGCTGGACCCGGTCAACGAGGTCGAGTTCTTCTTCCTGCGCCCCAAGGACATCCCGATCTACGTCGGCTCGGGCGAGCTGGACCTCGGCATCACCGGCCGCGATCTGGCGCTCGACTCGGGCGCGCCGGTCGAGGAGGTGCTCGCGCTGGGCTTCGGCGGCTCCACCTTCCGCTACGCCGCCCCTGCCGGGCAGGACTGGAAGCCGGCCGACCTGCAGGGCAAGCGACTGGCCACGTCCTACCCGAAGCTGGTGCGCGACGACCTGGCGCGCCAGGGTGTCGAGGCCGAGGTGATCCGGCTGGACGGCGCGGTGGAGATCTCGATCCAGCTCGGCGTGGCCGACGCCATCGCCGACGTGGTCGGCTCGGGCCGCACCCTGCGCCAGCACAACCTGGTCGCGTTCGGCGACCCGATCTGCGCGTCGGAGGCGGTGCTCGTGCAGCGCGCGGGCAGCGATTCGGCGAAGGCGAAGTCGCAGCTCACCGCCCGCCTGCAGGGTGTGGTGTTCGCGCAGCAGTACATGATGCTCGACTACGACTGCCCGCGCACGCTGCTGGACAAGGCGGTCGCGATCACGCCGGGCCTGGAGTCGCCGACGGTCGCGCCGCTGGCCGACCCGGACTGGGTCGCGGTGCGTGCGATGGTGCCGCGCAAGAAGGTCAACCAGATCATGGACGAACTGGCCGAGGTGGGTGCGAAGGCGGTGCTCGCCTCCGACATCCGGTCCTGCCGGCTTTGA
- a CDS encoding MFS transporter, with translation MPSPLRNPAFARLWGAGLFAETAEWMLQVALPLHIFALTGSPAATAATMVAGVLPAVALSPVAGVLADRWNRRRLLAAVCAGQALVAVPLVFAGRELPLVYLVMALQSGLAALFEPARGALVPALAGPEETTAANGAIGVGTCVARLGGSAAGGVLLGIAGLGAVVAAYAGALAAAIAVLLPRFAEPRPARHAPALRAWLDGFTEIRRDVRLRLVVAMTALMSVGQGMFVVLFVLFVSGPLGRGEAETGLLRGVQAIGGLAAGLVLTLRRAAPARLLSWGTVAFGLTAAVIWNAPALTTAFGVYIGLFIAIGVPVVVLGAGLLSVVQEVSSPGTTGRVLATGFAVQALAQVAGMLGAGTLVGLFGLTALLNFQAGLNLVAGLLGVVWLVRRPATVEPCPSSTPPATSTSPTTGTRR, from the coding sequence ATGCCTAGTCCGCTCCGCAATCCGGCCTTCGCGCGGCTGTGGGGTGCCGGGTTGTTCGCCGAGACCGCCGAGTGGATGTTGCAGGTCGCACTGCCCCTGCACATCTTCGCGCTCACCGGCTCGCCCGCGGCGACCGCCGCGACGATGGTCGCCGGCGTGCTGCCCGCCGTCGCGCTCAGTCCGGTCGCCGGTGTGCTCGCCGACCGGTGGAACCGCCGCCGCCTGCTCGCCGCGGTGTGCGCGGGCCAGGCGCTCGTCGCCGTGCCGCTGGTGTTCGCCGGACGCGAACTGCCGCTCGTCTACCTCGTGATGGCCCTGCAGTCCGGTCTCGCGGCGCTGTTCGAACCCGCCCGCGGCGCGCTCGTCCCGGCCCTCGCCGGACCAGAGGAGACCACCGCGGCCAACGGGGCGATCGGCGTGGGCACGTGCGTCGCGCGGCTGGGCGGCAGCGCGGCCGGCGGGGTGCTCCTCGGGATCGCGGGACTCGGTGCCGTCGTCGCCGCCTACGCGGGCGCCCTCGCCGCGGCGATCGCCGTCCTGCTGCCGCGGTTCGCCGAACCCCGCCCGGCCCGGCACGCCCCGGCGCTCCGGGCGTGGCTCGACGGGTTCACGGAGATCCGCCGTGACGTGCGCCTCCGGCTCGTCGTGGCCATGACGGCCCTCATGTCGGTGGGACAGGGAATGTTCGTCGTCCTGTTCGTCCTGTTCGTCAGCGGCCCGCTGGGCCGGGGTGAGGCGGAAACCGGTCTGCTGCGCGGTGTCCAGGCGATCGGCGGGCTCGCCGCGGGCCTGGTCCTCACCCTCCGCCGCGCCGCACCCGCGCGCCTGCTGAGCTGGGGCACCGTCGCGTTCGGCCTCACCGCCGCGGTCATCTGGAACGCGCCCGCCCTGACCACGGCCTTCGGTGTCTACATCGGACTGTTCATCGCGATCGGCGTCCCCGTCGTGGTGCTGGGCGCCGGTCTGCTGTCGGTCGTGCAGGAGGTCAGCTCGCCCGGCACCACCGGACGGGTCCTGGCCACCGGGTTCGCCGTCCAGGCACTGGCCCAGGTCGCCGGCATGCTCGGCGCCGGCACGCTCGTCGGCCTGTTCGGCCTGACCGCACTGCTGAACTTCCAGGCCGGCCTCAACCTCGTCGCCGGGCTGCTCGGGGTCGTCTGGCTGGTGCGCCGCCCGGCTACGGTGGAGCCGTGCCCCTCCTCTACGCCACCAGCGACCTCCACGTCACCCACAACGGGAACGCGCCGCTGA